DNA from Zerene cesonia ecotype Mississippi chromosome 29, Zerene_cesonia_1.1, whole genome shotgun sequence:
NNNNNNNNNNNNNNNNNNNNNNNNNNNNNNNNNNNNNNNNNNNNNNNNNNNNNNNNNNNNNNNNNNNNNNNNNNNNNNNNNNNNNNNNNNNNNNNNNNNNNNNNNNNNNNNNNNNNNNNNNNNNNNNNNNNNNNNNNNNNNNNNNNNNNNNNNNNNNNNNNNNNNNNNNNNNNNNNNNNNNNNNNNNNNNNNNNNNNNNNNNNNNNNNNNNNNNNNNNNNNNNNNNNNNNNNNNNNNNNNNNNNNNNNNNNNNNNNNNNNNNNNNNNNNNNNNNNNNNNNNNNNNNNNNNNNNNNNNNNNNNNNNNNNNNNNNNNNNNNNNNNNNNNNNNNNNNNNNNNNNNNNNNNNNNNNNNNNNNNNNNNNNNNNNNNNNNNNNNNNNNNNNNNNNNNNNNNNNNNNNNNNNNNNNNNNNNNNNNNNNNNNNNNNNNNNNNNNNNNNNNNNNNNNNNNNNNNNNNNNNNNNNNNNNNNNNNNNNNNNNNNNNNNNNNNNNNNNNNNNNNNNNNNNNNNNNNNNNNNNNNNNNNNNNNNNNNNNNNNNNNNNNNNNNNNNNNNNNNNNNNNNNNNNNNNNNNNNNNNNNNNNNNNNNNNNNNNNNNNNNNNNNNNNNNNNNNNNNNNNNNNNNNNNNCTAATCGCGCCATAATTATTGCTTCAATTATTTTCCACTACGTTATGCACAAAGTCTAAAGTTCCACTCTTTTTTAGGTAATGTCGTATCAAATAACCGAGTCGCGCGGCTGCTCGGCTACTGGCAGGGTCGCCATGTACGGAGTGTATTAGGAGACGAATTAAAACACCGAAATCATAATTAAGACTGAacgtttattcatattaaacattgcttaaatataatttggatAATGGGGTTACACGTGTACAttataaatgatgaaataattaacatgGATTACATGGGTTATGCACCTACACACTACACTTAACATGAtactgtaaattattttatggaaaccatattgaattatgtattatttttatatttttcttggtCTGTGGTGCTCTATTAGGTTATTAAATCtgatgattatttaaattatgatttatacagataatatGATCTTTTCTAATCTCATCAACACGATCGGTACCGAAAGTCTAATATCAAAGTATTTTCTATAGCATGTATGTACtcacaaaaatattcaaaattcattTCCAGGCCGTCCCCGAGTGAATCCAATAGTTCCAGCCCCAAGCCCTTCACCGTCCCCGGCTCTTAAACCAAACATGCCTTTAAAGAAGAAACTACACTATATTTCTAAACAATTGGTGGAATTCACATGCTCTGATGGGAGACAGCCTATGTTGTTGTTTATGGAGAAGCCAAGCAAGAAACTATATCCAGAGTATTATAATGTGATTGATCGGCCCATTGATATGCTCATGATTGAAGCAAATATaaaggtaaattattattttttatttttaatctgttcaATAATCTAATCCTAATGACATGGTAAAGAATTAGCTGAAGAAAGTAAtgcaaatttacatttttctgcACACTGTCACAGCATTATATCATGTTTAATCTgtggttgaaaaaaaaaatacttgcaATAAATTCGAATTTGTATCTAGAACGACCGCTACTCATCCGTAGACGAGATGGTATCCGACTTCCGTCTAATGTTCTCGAATTGCCGCCAATTCAACGAAGAAGGTTCCATGATATACGAAGACGCGAACCTTCTGGAACGCGTTTTGAATGAGAAACTTAAAGAGTTAAATAGTTGCTATGAGAGGAAGACGCCTATGAAAACATTCAAACCGGCCAAGTCGAGACAATTGACGCCCTTCGAACAAAAGTTGAGGACGTTGTATGATGCTATACGGGACTTTAGAGATCAAAAGGGTATGTCTTGCTTATATAACTAATCCTccgctattatatataataaaaataaaagattacaaAGTAATGTTTGTAGTCAATCAAAAACTACTATATATCCGGTTGCGAAAATGATTTCACCAAtagaatgttttattgtttcaattacTATTTCTGAGTGACAGGttatttttatcccgttacAAGGGAGGCGACGTGATATTTAttgtggttttttttattttcagcgAACCGTCAACTGGCCCTCATATTCATGAAGCTCCCAAGCAAAACCGAATATCCGGATTACTACGAATTAATAAAGAATCCCATAGACATGGAGCGTATCGCGCATAAACTAAAGAACGGAGTGTACAGTTCAGTTAACGAGCTGGCGTCAGATTTCATACTGATGTTCGATAATGCGTGCAAATATAACGAGCCGGATTCGCAGATATATAAGGACGCGTTGATTTTGCAACGCGTTTGCTTGCAGACTAAGCAAATGTTGAGGTGAAGTGTTATATCTAAGTATATTAGAATTTAGGTAACAGTGAAGTGGTATTTTTTGACGTTGAATGATAACTTTTTCGTGTAAAACTAAATGAGTATCATATCattgaattaaatgattatttatgggattttaattcttttttttatgataaccATATGGGTTTGTACTCCA
Protein-coding regions in this window:
- the LOC119837784 gene encoding protein polybromo-1-like — encoded protein: MPLKKKLHYISKQLVEFTCSDGRQPMLLFMEKPSKKLYPEYYNVIDRPIDMLMIEANIKNDRYSSVDEMVSDFRLMFSNCRQFNEEGSMIYEDANLLERVLNEKLKELNSCYERKTPMKTFKPAKSRQLTPFEQKLRTLYDAIRDFRDQKANRQLALIFMKLPSKTEYPDYYELIKNPIDMERIAHKLKNGVYSSVNELASDFILMFDNACKYNEPDSQIYKDALILQRVCLQTKQMLREDDDAVPDVPAAVQELLLNLFTTVYNHQDEEGRCYSDSMAELPEHDEASNGEKVRAISLDLVKRRLDKGLYKRLDHFQQDMFAVFERARRLSRTDSQIFEDSVELQAYYIDQRDILCRNTLLSPALNFTRDTMTTSVELVKQCKLLQENDEDDETRLA